One window from the genome of Bradyrhizobium xenonodulans encodes:
- a CDS encoding acetyl-CoA carboxylase biotin carboxylase subunit encodes MFKRILIANRGEIACRVIKTARKMGIQTVAVYSEADRDALHVEMADEAVLIGPPAAAESYLVIEKIVEACRKTGAEAVHPGYGFLSEREAFPRALEAAGIVFIGPNPGAIAAMGDKIESKKAAAKAKVSTVPGYLGVIEDDKHAVKIADEIGYPVMIKASAGGGGKGMRIAHSTAEVAEGFNLAKAEAKASFGDDRVFVEKFIVDPRHIEIQVLGDKHGNVIYLGERECSIQRRNQKVIEEAPSPLLDEATRRKMGEQAVALAKAVNYDSAGTVEFVAGQDKSFYFLEMNTRLQVEHPVTELVTGIDLVEQMIRVAAGEKLGIAQKDVTLTGWAVESRLYAEDPFRNFLPSIGRLVKYRPPAEVSHDGITIRNDTGVQEGGEISIHYDPMIAKLVTHAPSRAAAIEAQATALDSFYVDGIRHNIPFLSALMHHPRWREGRLSTGFIAEEFPKGFAVRVPEGEVARRIAAVGAAIDHVLGERKRQISGQMGGRVVQRERRRAVWLDRQEIPLEVAREGEAITIRFVDADGKTGNAHLLQSPWKPGDPVWQGTIDGHFIAVQARPIANGIRLAHQGVEVPVYVWTEAEAASARLMPVTTASDTGKKLLCPMPGLVVSIAVTEGQEVKAGETLAVVEAMKMQNVLRAEQDGTVKKVHASAGATLAVDALILEFA; translated from the coding sequence GTGTTCAAACGCATTCTGATCGCCAATCGCGGCGAAATCGCCTGCCGGGTCATCAAGACTGCCCGCAAGATGGGAATTCAGACGGTTGCGGTCTATTCCGAGGCCGACCGCGATGCCCTCCATGTCGAGATGGCCGATGAGGCTGTGCTGATCGGCCCGCCCGCTGCGGCCGAGAGCTATCTGGTGATCGAGAAGATCGTCGAGGCCTGCCGTAAGACGGGCGCTGAGGCCGTGCATCCCGGCTACGGCTTCCTGTCCGAGCGCGAGGCGTTTCCGCGCGCGCTGGAGGCGGCCGGCATCGTGTTCATCGGCCCGAACCCCGGCGCGATCGCGGCGATGGGCGACAAGATCGAATCGAAGAAGGCGGCCGCCAAGGCCAAGGTCTCGACCGTGCCGGGCTATCTCGGCGTCATCGAGGACGACAAGCACGCGGTCAAGATCGCCGACGAGATCGGCTATCCCGTGATGATCAAGGCTTCCGCCGGCGGCGGCGGCAAGGGCATGCGCATCGCGCATTCGACCGCCGAGGTCGCCGAAGGTTTCAACCTCGCCAAGGCCGAGGCGAAAGCCTCGTTCGGCGACGACCGCGTCTTCGTCGAGAAGTTCATCGTCGATCCCCGTCACATCGAGATTCAGGTGCTGGGCGACAAGCACGGCAACGTGATCTATCTCGGCGAGCGCGAATGCTCGATCCAGCGCCGCAACCAGAAGGTCATCGAGGAGGCGCCGTCGCCGCTGCTCGACGAGGCCACCCGCCGCAAGATGGGCGAGCAGGCCGTCGCGCTGGCCAAGGCCGTGAATTACGACTCCGCCGGCACCGTTGAGTTCGTCGCGGGGCAGGACAAGAGCTTCTACTTCCTGGAGATGAACACACGTCTCCAGGTCGAACATCCCGTCACCGAGCTCGTCACCGGCATCGACCTCGTCGAGCAGATGATCCGCGTTGCCGCCGGCGAGAAGCTCGGCATCGCGCAGAAGGACGTCACGCTGACGGGCTGGGCGGTGGAATCGCGCCTCTACGCCGAAGACCCGTTCCGCAACTTCCTGCCCTCGATCGGGCGGCTCGTGAAGTATCGCCCGCCGGCGGAAGTGAGCCACGACGGCATCACCATCCGCAACGATACCGGCGTCCAGGAGGGCGGCGAGATCTCGATCCATTACGATCCGATGATCGCCAAACTCGTCACGCACGCGCCCTCGCGCGCCGCCGCGATCGAGGCGCAGGCGACCGCGCTGGACTCGTTCTACGTCGACGGCATCCGTCACAACATCCCGTTCCTGTCGGCGCTGATGCATCATCCGCGCTGGCGCGAGGGCCGGCTCTCGACCGGCTTCATCGCCGAGGAATTCCCCAAGGGCTTTGCGGTGCGCGTGCCGGAAGGTGAGGTCGCCCGGCGCATTGCCGCGGTCGGCGCCGCCATCGACCACGTGCTGGGCGAGCGCAAGCGCCAGATCTCGGGGCAGATGGGCGGCCGCGTCGTGCAGCGCGAGCGCCGCCGCGCGGTCTGGCTCGACCGTCAGGAGATCCCGCTCGAGGTCGCCCGCGAGGGCGAGGCGATCACGATCCGCTTCGTTGATGCCGACGGCAAGACCGGCAATGCGCATCTGTTGCAGTCGCCATGGAAGCCGGGCGATCCGGTCTGGCAGGGCACCATCGATGGCCATTTCATCGCGGTGCAGGCGCGGCCCATTGCCAACGGCATCCGCCTCGCGCATCAGGGCGTCGAGGTGCCGGTCTATGTCTGGACCGAGGCAGAGGCGGCCTCGGCACGGCTGATGCCGGTGACGACGGCCTCCGACACCGGCAAGAAGCTGCTGTGTCCGATGCCCGGCCTCGTGGTCTCGATCGCGGTGACCGAAGGGCAGGAGGTCAAGGCCGGCGAGACGCTGGCCGTGGTCGAGGCCATGAAGATGCAGAACGTGCTCCGTGCCGAGCAGGACGGCACGGTGAAGAAGGTTCACGCCAGCGCCGGTGCGACTCTGGCGGTGGACGCGCTGATCTTGGAATTTGCGTAA
- the scpA gene encoding methylmalonyl-CoA mutase, which produces MSMSFPDEWKRIAEKELKGDPIALVRKVPEGIEVKPIYTASDLDGIDHLDTLPGMSPFVRGPKATMYTGRPWTIRQYAGFSTAEASNAFYRSALSSGQKGLSVAFDLATHRGYDSDHPRVLGDVGKAGVAIDSVEDMKILFDGIPLGETSVSMTMNGAIIPILATFIVAGEEQGIPREALSGTVQNDILKEFMVRNTYIYPPEPSMRIVADIIAFTAQNMPRFNSISISGYHMQEAGATLVQELAFTLADGREYVRSALAKGLNIDDFAGRLSFFFAIGMNFFMEAAKLRAARLIWSRVMAEFNPKMQLSLVLRTHCQTSGVSLQEHDPYNNIVRTAYEALAAVLGGTQSLHTNSFDEAIALPTEFSARIARNTQLILQHETGVADVVDPLAGSYYVERLTDDLVKAAWQLMEEVEERGGMANAIATGWPKRLIEESATRKQAAIDRGDQVIVGVNRFRLEQEEPIDILEIDNSTVRASQIRRLTDIKRSRDSKSVSSALARLTRVAQSGEGNLLEAAIEAARSRATVGEMSDAMRQAFGDHQAIPDVVSSVYGPAYGNDAEFTNLVSRLDEVSQAIGVRPKIMVAKLGQDGHDRGAKVIASAFGDMGFDVVAGPLFQTPAEAAAMAVQAKVHVLGVSSLAAGHRTLVPQVVRELKLAGAGGIIVVCGGVVPRQDYEELFRSGVAAVFGPGTNVLEAAMAVLDLIEGRRRNR; this is translated from the coding sequence ATGTCGATGTCATTTCCAGATGAATGGAAGAGGATTGCCGAGAAGGAACTAAAAGGCGATCCCATCGCGCTTGTGCGTAAGGTTCCGGAGGGCATTGAAGTCAAGCCGATCTATACGGCTTCTGATTTAGATGGGATCGACCATCTGGACACGTTACCTGGCATGTCGCCGTTCGTTCGTGGTCCTAAGGCGACGATGTATACTGGCAGACCGTGGACAATCCGCCAGTATGCGGGATTCTCGACTGCAGAGGCGTCAAACGCATTCTATCGTTCGGCCCTTTCCTCAGGACAGAAGGGCTTGTCGGTTGCATTCGACTTGGCGACCCACCGCGGCTATGATTCTGATCATCCTCGCGTCCTAGGTGATGTCGGGAAGGCGGGCGTTGCCATCGACTCAGTCGAAGACATGAAGATCCTCTTTGACGGCATTCCCCTCGGGGAAACGTCGGTGTCGATGACCATGAACGGAGCGATAATCCCCATTCTCGCAACCTTCATTGTCGCCGGTGAAGAGCAGGGAATTCCGCGCGAAGCTCTCTCGGGAACTGTCCAAAATGACATTCTGAAGGAGTTCATGGTCCGCAATACATACATTTATCCGCCGGAACCATCGATGCGCATTGTTGCTGACATTATAGCGTTCACCGCGCAGAACATGCCGCGCTTCAACTCCATCTCGATTTCAGGCTACCATATGCAAGAGGCGGGGGCGACGCTCGTCCAGGAGTTGGCCTTTACGCTCGCTGATGGACGTGAATACGTCCGGTCTGCTCTTGCCAAGGGCCTTAACATCGATGACTTCGCAGGGCGGCTTTCATTCTTCTTCGCTATCGGAATGAATTTCTTCATGGAGGCGGCGAAGTTGCGCGCTGCTCGGCTTATCTGGTCGCGTGTTATGGCGGAATTCAACCCTAAAATGCAGTTGTCCTTAGTGCTTCGTACGCACTGTCAGACGTCGGGAGTGTCGCTCCAGGAGCATGATCCGTATAACAATATCGTGCGGACCGCTTATGAGGCCTTAGCCGCCGTTCTGGGCGGCACGCAATCGCTGCACACAAATTCGTTCGACGAAGCCATCGCATTGCCTACTGAGTTTTCGGCTCGGATTGCCCGGAACACCCAGCTGATCCTTCAGCATGAGACGGGCGTCGCCGACGTCGTCGATCCCCTCGCGGGATCCTACTATGTCGAGCGCCTGACGGACGATCTCGTCAAGGCTGCCTGGCAACTCATGGAGGAGGTCGAAGAGCGGGGAGGGATGGCGAACGCGATCGCGACAGGGTGGCCTAAGCGATTGATCGAAGAATCGGCGACGCGCAAGCAGGCCGCGATCGATCGCGGCGATCAGGTTATCGTCGGAGTTAATCGGTTTCGGCTTGAACAAGAGGAGCCAATCGACATTCTGGAGATCGACAATTCGACTGTGCGCGCTTCGCAAATTCGCCGCCTGACCGATATCAAACGGTCGAGAGATTCTAAGAGCGTCTCCAGTGCGTTAGCTCGACTGACCCGGGTCGCGCAATCAGGTGAGGGAAATCTGCTGGAAGCCGCGATTGAGGCCGCTAGGTCTCGAGCAACCGTCGGCGAAATGTCTGATGCAATGCGGCAGGCTTTTGGAGATCACCAGGCGATACCCGATGTTGTTTCGAGTGTCTATGGCCCTGCTTATGGAAACGATGCCGAGTTCACCAATCTTGTCTCGCGGCTCGACGAAGTGTCACAAGCGATTGGCGTGAGGCCAAAGATTATGGTCGCCAAGCTGGGACAAGATGGTCATGATCGAGGTGCGAAGGTTATTGCGTCGGCATTCGGCGATATGGGGTTCGATGTTGTTGCCGGTCCTTTGTTTCAGACGCCAGCCGAAGCTGCCGCGATGGCCGTTCAGGCAAAGGTACATGTTCTGGGGGTCTCGTCGCTCGCGGCCGGTCACAGGACGCTCGTTCCTCAGGTTGTCAGGGAGTTGAAGCTGGCTGGCGCTGGCGGCATCATTGTTGTTTGCGGGGGCGTCGTGCCACGGCAGGACTACGAGGAATTGTTTCGGAGCGGAGTGGCAGCCGTGTTTGGACCTGGTACCAACGTACTTGAGGCCGCTATGGCAGTTCTCGATCTTATCGAGGGACGGCGAAGAAATCGCTGA
- a CDS encoding MFS transporter, translating into MSSGVGYRIDPAKREAFLQAIAGLEQKRRRDGAYAWDLFEDAAVNGRYLEAFKVASWLEHLRQPIA; encoded by the coding sequence TTGTCGTCCGGTGTGGGATACCGGATTGATCCGGCAAAACGAGAAGCGTTTCTGCAGGCGATCGCCGGCTTGGAGCAGAAACGACGGCGCGACGGCGCTTACGCGTGGGATCTCTTCGAGGACGCGGCTGTGAACGGCCGCTACCTGGAGGCTTTCAAGGTCGCCTCGTGGCTCGAGCACCTGAGGCAGCCCATCGCGTGA
- a CDS encoding integrase, producing the protein MPTFTKLRSGSWRVQVRRKNEYIANTFVRRRDAEEWALDVERSIDRGTPIRRSRPFEQPRIFSDLITLHLDDLAQVGKPVRRSKSMVLKALKISLGRTNLKELTRERLIEFGRKRAAQGAGPATLAIDFSFIRTILLHAAAVHGINVSVENVQLARAALKHLDLVGKSNERDRRPSQDELDRLIGYTESNAQQYLPLGRIVRFAVATAMRQAEICRIEWTDVDMSKRTVTIRDRKDPRRKDGNHQVVPLLNSTGYDAWQLMLEQRILTRGLGRVFPYHSKSVGAAFRRSCNAIDIDDLCFHDLRHEGTSRLFEAGFSIQQVAMVTGHKDWRMLRRYTNLKPEDLHKMQKAAQPSMEQFLATLVAS; encoded by the coding sequence ATGCCGACGTTTACAAAACTCAGATCGGGAAGCTGGCGCGTTCAGGTCAGGAGGAAAAACGAGTACATCGCAAACACGTTCGTGCGACGGCGCGATGCTGAAGAATGGGCGCTTGATGTGGAGCGCTCTATCGATCGCGGCACCCCAATTCGACGTTCCCGGCCTTTTGAGCAGCCTCGAATTTTTTCCGATTTGATCACCCTGCATCTCGACGATCTTGCCCAAGTCGGCAAGCCCGTACGACGATCCAAGTCGATGGTGCTCAAGGCCCTCAAGATCTCGCTTGGACGAACAAACCTCAAAGAGCTGACCAGGGAGAGATTGATTGAGTTCGGGCGAAAGCGAGCTGCTCAAGGCGCTGGACCGGCGACCCTTGCGATCGATTTCTCATTCATCCGAACGATCCTACTTCACGCTGCCGCAGTCCACGGCATTAACGTTTCAGTCGAGAACGTACAGCTGGCCAGAGCTGCGCTAAAGCACCTGGATCTCGTCGGAAAGTCAAACGAGAGAGATCGGCGCCCTAGCCAAGATGAACTCGATCGACTGATCGGATACACCGAATCTAACGCCCAACAGTATCTACCACTCGGTAGAATTGTTCGCTTTGCTGTGGCGACGGCAATGCGCCAAGCTGAGATCTGCCGCATCGAGTGGACTGATGTCGACATGTCAAAGCGAACCGTCACTATTCGCGACCGCAAAGATCCTCGACGCAAAGACGGAAACCACCAAGTGGTTCCTCTCCTCAATTCGACCGGGTACGATGCCTGGCAGCTTATGCTCGAGCAGCGGATTCTCACGCGCGGCCTCGGACGCGTTTTTCCATACCACTCGAAGTCGGTAGGAGCTGCCTTCCGCAGGTCATGCAACGCTATCGATATAGATGACCTATGCTTTCACGATTTGCGCCATGAAGGAACAAGTAGACTCTTCGAAGCGGGCTTTTCGATACAGCAGGTTGCGATGGTGACAGGCCATAAAGACTGGCGAATGTTGCGCCGATATACAAATCTCAAGCCCGAAGATCTGCACAAGATGCAGAAAGCTGCACAGCCATCAATGGAGCAATTCCTAGCCACCCTGGTCGCCAGCTAG
- the dusA gene encoding tRNA dihydrouridine(20/20a) synthase DusA: MMDWTDRHCRVFHRHLTRRALLYTEMLTTGVIIHGDRERLLGFDAVEHKVALQLGGSDPRELAQAARIGEAFGYDEINLNVGCPSDRVKDGRFGACLMAEPELVARCVEAMKGAVAVPVTVKCRIGIDDQDPEAALDTIARAVVASGCDALIVHARKAWLNGLSPKENRDIPPLDYDRVYRLKRAMPDVPVIINGGIPGIGEAKAHLEQVDGVMLGRAAYQEPWRLLGVDQDIFGEAAPHATMQDAFEAMMPYIEEQLARGTRLHAITRHFVGAFHAVPGARAFRRHLAEQGVKPGAGVEVLRDAIARVGARAPAEVAA, translated from the coding sequence ATGATGGATTGGACCGACCGGCATTGCCGGGTGTTCCATCGTCACCTGACGCGACGGGCGCTGCTCTACACGGAGATGCTGACCACTGGCGTCATCATTCATGGCGACCGGGAGCGGCTGCTTGGGTTCGACGCGGTCGAGCACAAGGTTGCGCTTCAGCTTGGCGGGTCGGATCCGCGCGAGCTCGCGCAGGCCGCGCGGATCGGCGAGGCGTTCGGCTATGACGAGATCAATCTCAATGTCGGCTGCCCGTCCGACCGCGTGAAGGATGGCCGCTTCGGTGCTTGCCTGATGGCGGAGCCGGAACTGGTGGCGCGGTGCGTCGAGGCGATGAAGGGCGCGGTCGCCGTTCCCGTCACGGTGAAATGCCGCATAGGCATCGATGACCAGGATCCGGAAGCCGCGCTCGACACGATCGCACGTGCAGTGGTCGCGTCCGGCTGCGATGCGCTGATCGTGCATGCCCGGAAAGCCTGGCTCAACGGTCTGTCGCCGAAGGAGAACCGCGACATCCCGCCGCTCGACTACGATCGCGTCTACCGCCTCAAGCGCGCGATGCCTGACGTGCCCGTCATCATCAATGGCGGCATCCCCGGCATCGGCGAGGCGAAAGCGCATCTTGAGCAAGTTGACGGCGTGATGCTCGGCCGCGCCGCCTATCAGGAGCCGTGGCGGCTACTCGGTGTCGATCAGGACATCTTCGGCGAGGCGGCGCCGCATGCGACCATGCAGGACGCGTTTGAGGCGATGATGCCGTATATCGAGGAGCAGCTCGCGCGGGGCACGCGGCTGCACGCCATCACGCGGCATTTCGTCGGCGCATTCCACGCCGTGCCCGGCGCACGTGCCTTCCGCCGCCATCTTGCCGAGCAGGGGGTGAAGCCGGGCGCGGGCGTGGAGGTGCTGCGCGATGCCATCGCGCGTGTCGGTGCGCGCGCTCCGGCGGAAGTGGCCGCCTAA
- a CDS encoding TIGR02281 family clan AA aspartic protease has translation MIRFLLVLIMLAGTAGAVVAYGDPDQIARASTKVSHLFRGPAVTPAPAVQIQRGQGGEFALRAKINGVVAPMVIDTGATSVVLTWETAKAIGLPVEMLEYNVDLETAAGHTKAARLTLDRLSVGHLVEKSVPALVMQRGQMKTNLLGMSFLDRLESWGVRADKLMLTGYPELQSSHRRSRTAVD, from the coding sequence ATGATCCGCTTCCTGCTCGTCCTCATCATGCTCGCCGGCACCGCCGGTGCCGTCGTCGCCTATGGCGATCCCGACCAGATTGCTCGTGCGAGCACCAAGGTCTCGCACTTGTTCCGCGGACCGGCAGTGACGCCCGCACCCGCCGTGCAGATCCAGCGCGGCCAGGGTGGCGAGTTCGCGCTGCGTGCGAAGATCAACGGCGTTGTCGCACCGATGGTGATCGATACCGGTGCGACCTCCGTGGTGCTGACCTGGGAAACCGCGAAGGCGATCGGGTTGCCTGTCGAGATGCTCGAATACAATGTCGACCTCGAAACCGCGGCCGGCCACACCAAGGCAGCCCGCCTCACGCTCGACCGTCTCTCCGTCGGCCACCTCGTCGAGAAGTCGGTGCCGGCGCTCGTCATGCAGCGCGGGCAGATGAAAACCAATCTGCTCGGCATGAGCTTCCTCGACCGCCTGGAAAGCTGGGGCGTGCGCGCCGACAAACTGATGCTCACGGGTTATCCGGAGCTCCAGAGCAGCCACCGCCGTTCGCGCACGGCGGTCGATTAA
- a CDS encoding DUF1289 domain-containing protein, translated as MSKETPCVAVCMIDPRTRLCFGCGRTLPEIARWHAMESVERLAVMALLPARMADAGLAPIAGSTERA; from the coding sequence ATGAGCAAAGAAACGCCGTGCGTCGCCGTCTGCATGATCGATCCCAGGACCAGGCTGTGCTTCGGCTGCGGCCGGACCTTGCCGGAGATCGCACGCTGGCACGCCATGGAGAGCGTGGAACGGCTGGCGGTGATGGCGCTGTTGCCGGCACGCATGGCGGACGCCGGACTGGCGCCGATCGCGGGATCGACCGAACGCGCCTGA
- a CDS encoding sensor histidine kinase: protein MSKPAEKPEVVQLPAEPVSAPSASSRRAAAQRVREARDKLTSTSGTRPAFDAEMLRQYAQTRLSASYVVMLLVVATGILFGLWMQPIPAAAWTAGMLCIHAAMIRSCHRFLAEPASPAATRAWRTRFVVLDLLYGLCWMAILIHPVLDMVTETLMMFLMLLVIAVSSMLAANLPIAALAATAPVAVAMALSFAMTGALDNYILAALALAAEGYFVLLAHRLHSSTFATLEARAEKDALIGELEQAKAISDEARHRAESANVAKSRFLAQMSHELRTPLNAILGFSEVMKSEIFGAHAVPVYKEYSADIHNSGVHLLNLINEILDLSRIEAGRYELNEEAVSLVGIVADCHHLMKLRASSRGITIHEVFEQAMPRLWADERAIRQVVLNLVSNSIKFTPQGGEIWLKAGWTASGGQYLSVRDSGSGIPEDEIPVVLASFGQGSNSIKSAEQGAGLGLPIAKNLIDLHGGTFTLKSKLRIGTEVIVTFPPERVMSALAPISDDSPPLQPESSAVPDEKRRPRHRPIMSAGTGS from the coding sequence ATGAGTAAACCCGCTGAAAAGCCAGAGGTCGTGCAGCTTCCGGCCGAGCCGGTCAGCGCGCCATCGGCGAGCAGCCGACGGGCTGCGGCGCAGCGGGTGCGCGAGGCGCGCGACAAGTTAACGTCGACCAGCGGAACCCGCCCGGCCTTCGACGCCGAGATGCTGCGCCAATATGCCCAGACGCGGCTGTCGGCGTCCTATGTCGTGATGCTGCTGGTGGTCGCCACCGGCATACTGTTCGGGCTGTGGATGCAGCCGATTCCGGCCGCGGCCTGGACCGCCGGCATGCTCTGCATTCACGCTGCGATGATCCGCAGTTGCCACCGCTTTTTAGCCGAGCCCGCCTCGCCCGCGGCAACGCGCGCCTGGCGGACGCGCTTCGTGGTGCTCGACCTGCTCTACGGCCTGTGCTGGATGGCGATCCTGATCCATCCCGTGCTCGACATGGTCACGGAAACGCTGATGATGTTCCTGATGCTGCTGGTGATCGCAGTATCGAGCATGCTGGCGGCGAACTTGCCGATCGCCGCCCTTGCCGCCACCGCGCCGGTTGCGGTCGCGATGGCGCTGAGCTTCGCGATGACCGGCGCGCTGGACAATTACATCCTGGCCGCGCTCGCGCTCGCGGCCGAAGGCTATTTCGTGCTGCTGGCGCATCGCCTTCACTCCTCGACCTTTGCTACGCTTGAGGCGCGCGCCGAGAAGGACGCGCTGATCGGTGAGCTCGAGCAGGCCAAGGCGATCTCGGACGAAGCGCGGCATCGTGCCGAATCCGCCAACGTCGCCAAGTCGCGCTTCCTCGCGCAGATGAGCCACGAGCTGCGCACGCCGCTGAACGCAATCCTCGGTTTCTCCGAGGTGATGAAGAGCGAGATTTTCGGCGCCCATGCCGTGCCGGTCTACAAAGAATATTCCGCCGACATCCATAATTCCGGCGTGCACCTGCTCAATCTCATCAACGAGATCCTCGATCTGTCGCGGATCGAGGCCGGCCGCTACGAACTGAACGAGGAAGCGGTGTCGCTGGTCGGCATCGTCGCCGACTGCCATCATCTGATGAAGCTGCGCGCCTCCAGCCGCGGCATCACCATCCACGAGGTGTTCGAGCAGGCCATGCCGCGGCTCTGGGCCGACGAGCGCGCCATCCGCCAGGTCGTGCTCAATCTGGTCTCCAACTCGATCAAGTTCACCCCGCAAGGCGGCGAGATCTGGCTCAAGGCCGGATGGACTGCCTCGGGCGGACAATATCTTTCGGTGCGGGATTCCGGTTCCGGCATTCCCGAGGACGAGATCCCGGTCGTGCTCGCCTCGTTCGGCCAAGGCTCCAACTCAATCAAGTCGGCCGAACAGGGCGCAGGCCTCGGCCTGCCGATCGCCAAGAACCTGATTGATCTGCATGGCGGCACGTTCACACTGAAATCGAAGCTGCGCATCGGCACCGAGGTGATCGTCACCTTCCCGCCGGAACGCGTGATGAGTGCGCTTGCGCCGATATCAGACGATTCTCCGCCGCTCCAGCCGGAGAGTTCCGCGGTCCCCGACGAGAAACGCCGGCCGCGCCACAGGCCGATCATGAGCGCAGGTACGGGCTCTTAA
- the nhaD gene encoding sodium:proton antiporter NhaD has protein sequence MLIAIAAIFVLAYAAIALEHPIGVNKSASALLGAGLLWTVYAIATGDHTIVGRQLDESVASTAQIVFFLIGAMTIVEVIDAHDGFEVITSRISTTSQVRMIWLIGFVTFFLSAILDNLTTTIVMVSLIQRLIARRDDRLLFASLIVIAANAGGAWTVIGDVTTTMLWIGGQISPLKIMAATFLPSLVNLLIPLAFISLALRGRTIAAPSKDGGLQGVDPFERNVMFYLGLGVLIAVPAFKTLTHLPPFMGVLLGLGIVWLVGEIVHRNKDEHVRQPLTLAHALTRIDMGSIVFFVGILLAVACLEHAGLLSMLAKWLDATFGRQDVIVVILGLLSAVIDNVPLVAATMGMYDLAHYPTDSFLWEFIAYCAGTGGSILIIGSAAGVAAMGLERIEFLWYARRIAGPALAGYLAGAVVYIAQHAWLH, from the coding sequence TTGCTGATCGCGATCGCCGCCATCTTCGTCCTCGCCTATGCGGCGATCGCGCTCGAGCACCCTATCGGGGTCAACAAGAGCGCGTCCGCGCTGTTGGGTGCGGGCCTGCTCTGGACCGTCTACGCGATAGCGACCGGCGATCACACGATCGTCGGCCGCCAGCTCGATGAATCGGTCGCCTCCACCGCACAGATCGTATTCTTCCTGATCGGCGCCATGACCATCGTCGAGGTGATCGACGCCCATGACGGCTTCGAGGTCATCACCTCACGGATCAGCACGACCAGCCAGGTCCGCATGATCTGGCTGATCGGCTTCGTGACCTTCTTCCTCAGCGCGATCCTCGACAATCTGACCACCACCATCGTGATGGTCTCGCTGATCCAGCGGCTGATCGCCAGGCGCGACGACCGCCTGTTGTTCGCCTCCCTCATCGTCATCGCCGCGAATGCCGGCGGCGCCTGGACCGTGATCGGCGACGTCACCACGACCATGCTGTGGATCGGCGGGCAGATCTCGCCGTTGAAGATCATGGCTGCGACATTCCTGCCCTCGCTGGTCAATCTGCTGATACCGCTGGCGTTCATCAGCCTGGCGCTGCGCGGCAGGACCATCGCGGCCCCGTCCAAGGACGGCGGATTGCAGGGCGTCGATCCGTTCGAGCGCAACGTGATGTTCTATCTCGGGCTCGGCGTGCTGATCGCGGTGCCGGCCTTCAAGACGCTCACCCATCTGCCGCCCTTCATGGGCGTGCTGCTCGGGCTCGGCATCGTCTGGCTGGTCGGCGAGATCGTCCATCGCAACAAGGACGAGCACGTTCGCCAGCCGCTCACGCTTGCGCATGCGCTGACCCGCATCGACATGGGCTCGATCGTGTTCTTCGTCGGCATCCTGCTCGCGGTCGCCTGCCTTGAACATGCCGGCCTGCTGTCGATGCTGGCCAAATGGCTGGACGCCACCTTTGGCCGCCAGGACGTCATCGTCGTCATTCTCGGGCTGCTCAGCGCCGTCATCGACAACGTGCCGCTGGTGGCCGCGACCATGGGCATGTACGACCTCGCGCATTATCCGACCGACAGCTTCCTCTGGGAGTTCATCGCCTATTGCGCCGGCACCGGCGGCTCGATCCTGATCATCGGCTCGGCCGCCGGCGTTGCCGCCATGGGGCTCGAGCGCATCGAGTTCCTCTGGTACGCCCGCCGCATCGCAGGACCTGCGCTCGCGGGCTATCTGGCCGGCGCCGTCGTCTACATTGCGCAGCACGCCTGGCTCCACTGA